In the Drosophila willistoni isolate 14030-0811.24 chromosome 3R, UCI_dwil_1.1, whole genome shotgun sequence genome, TAATGTTCAAGAAAGTTGctaaaaagaaacacaaaatataacatacaaagaattATCCTAATAGTCCAATTGCTATACATTATTATAAAGGGTCAAGATCATTATATAAAAGGATCAAGGTCAAGTTCACCTTGACCACCTCAATTAGAGATGAGGTAAACTTGCTAACCCAAATACCCTCTGAGGTTCGATAGTTCATCTctaaaaaatactaaaaaaaatgcTAAGGGTGCGAGTAAAAGTCCTAAGGGTGCGAGTAAACAGTCCTTAGGGTGAGAGTAATAGTTCTAAGGGTGCGAGTAATAGTCCTAAGGGTGCGAGTAATAGTGCTAAGGGTGCTAAGTGCAGACACGAACCTTAAATACGTGTTTAGACCAAGTTAGCAAGGACACAATTTgataagaagaaaaacaaaaaacaaaatctctcaatcaaatgaaaacaattaaaatttgtttactgGGCTTTTCTTGGCGCGCCCGCCACATCAAAATTGTTTCTGTGACCGTGTTAAACACAccgtagatatatatatagtaaaatGGCAGAAAACACTTAAATACACATATCAAAATAAACATCCACCCACAGTAAATGAACAATAGCCAAACAACCAGCAACAGCTGACGCAATCTGATGCAACATTACACAATTGCAATTTCATCAAACAttgcaaacaacaaaacaaaaaacgcaCAGTTTAAAAATTATAGCGAAACTGGTTTGTTCGCTTCAGCGGATATTACAAAAATTGCGAAATGTAAGGGCAAGCATTAAAATGCAAAGTGactttatacatatgtacatacataattgTGCCTAATATTATTAAGTTTGTGGTTTACATTTTACATTGTTGGTAAATATAGACATTGACACGTCTGCAGGAGTTCCCGGAATCAAAAAGCTTTCTCAAATTGTTCTGAATTACGCCAAAAATACGCACAAAGTGATTTTCTGTTAGTGTATATacgtgtatgtatgtgtgtatgtgcataGGTGTGTTTATTTATACAGTCTCTTATTTTATTGTTATCTGCTTCCGTCGAATTCGTCTCAGCTGTTTGTatagaagaacaaaaaaaaaaacaacgtcAAGACGCGAAAATCAAACAGAAAAATACGGGCCAATAATGCGAAATGTTTTGGCTACAATGACTTTCGTATGCCCTGCACTTTTAAAAAGCTTTTGAAATAGATTTTACTATAATTATAGCTATAAGAATATAAGTAAcggtaaaatttaaaaattagttCATATATAAACTTTCATAAGTTTGGTAAAACGGTTAAAATATTTGCCCTTGATCAATGGGCTCTACTTGTAGAGTAATTAGAAAGCTCTTAGATACGCTaccaatacacacacacacgcagctGCAGATGCGTGTGGCTATGTGTGGGTGTTGCTACACAAAGCAGAACAAGTTATAAACAAAATCGAAAGGCAGTCAAAAACAGAAAGCACAAGACGCGAACGAACAGATAGAGGGAAATACAAAAAGCTGGGGGACTGggtaacacatatgtatgtacatacatacatatatacgatcGATTTTTCGTGCCAGTGACACAATCCGCTATTCCGCGCAGAGTCAGAAACAGTAGTAAATAGTGACCAAAGAGAGAAGGTGTAAacaatttgtaatttgttaaaaaaaaaaaaaacaaaacaaaataatccATATTTACCTATGATATTGGGTAAGGAATGTATTGTTTGAATAATTATAGATAATACATATTCCCAGTTTGCCAAGAATcgaaacacacacgcacacaaccCAAAGAACAGTTTCAAGGTCACGGTCAATCCCCAAAAGAGAGGACACAAGCCAAAACACAAAGACTAACAATAAGATACATATTATGATGTAGATACAaagaaacatacatacatacataaataaatctGTTTACCATTTAAAACGGCGCAATTTCGAAAGAAAATTGattgatttcaaaaaaaatttgttctcCCCAGAATGGCTGCATTTTTAAGCCTTTTCGATCCCAATCAAGATGATGGATTTGTGGAAGAGCCGGAACTGAATGGCAATTGCAGTGCCGGAAGCAGTGGCAGTGACTACGAAATGGATTTGAATGCCAATGAATGCCAGGATGCTGGTGGTCGTAGTGGAAGCATTGCCCATACCCATGCCCGGCGACACTTAATCTTTGACTTTGAACAGGGTGCCTTGCCACCAGAGCCTCAGCTGGGAAATGTGGAGTACAAATTGAAACTGGTGAATCCTTCAAGGCAGCGTTTCGAGCATTTGGTAACACAAATGAAATGGCGTCTACGGGAGGGCAATGGTGAGGCCATCTATGAGATTGGTGTCTCGGATGAGGGCTTCCTGCAGGGTCTAAGCGAAAAGGATATGAATGCCTCACTGACAACCCTTAAGGAAATGGCCCACCAGCTCGGAGCTAGCACATCTGTTCTCAGGCGAAAGACGATTGCTAGTCGGCGACTTGTGGCAGAAGTTTTAGTCCGTAAAATACCCGACGATCAGCACAATATTGAGGTGCGAGTTGCTGTGCTGGGCGGAGCTGATGCCGGCAAATCCACACTGTTAGGCGTACTTACACAAGATGAGCTGGACAATGGACACGGGCGGGCGCGTCTTAATATGTTTCGGCATATGCACGAGATACAGTCGGGTAGGTGGAATATAAATATAGTCATAGACGTcttctataaacaaaaataaattctttccAGGTCGAACATCCTGCATATCACATGAGACCCTGGGCTTCGACTCGCTTGGCAAGGTGGTTAACTACAAATACAACGAAATGATGACGGCAGAGGAGATAAGTGACCGCTCTAGCAAGCTGGTCACATTCATGGATTTGGCTGGACATCGACGCTATATGCGCACCACAGTTCAGGCACTTAGCGGCTACTCACCTCATTATGCCATGCTTGTGGTCTCAGCGGGCAGCGGATGCAACGACTCTACCGAAGAACATTTGGCCATTGTGCGTGCCCTTGATATGCCATTCTTTATACTGATCACCAAAACAGATATTACATCGCCGGATGCTACCATTCAGGAACTGCGGCTGCTACTCACGTCGATTGGCTGCCGTAAGGTTCCTTTCGTTGTCACAAATACAGATGAGGCCATTTCGGCGGCATCGAATCAACTGTCCGAGAATATTGTGCCCATCTTTTGTGTATCCAATGTCAGCGGTGTGGGCCTAAACCTAGTCACCAAGTTCTTGTATGTACTCTCACCGGGCATAAGCAATGCAGAGAAGGAGCGTCTCGAACAGGAACCATGCGAGTTCCAAATCGATGAAATCTTTCGAGTCACGGATGTGGGACCTGTGGTCGGAGGTCTACTGGTTCAGGGAGTTCTACCCGAAAATATACCTATGAAAATCGGTCCATTGCCAGATGGTAGTTTTCATCCAGTATATGTGAATACAGTACATCGAAATAAAGCTCCTTGCCGAGTGGTTCGTGCCGGTCAAAGTGCGTCGCTATCGTTCACACCTGATCAGGATTTGCCATCGCTGCGCAGTGGCATGGTATTGCTTGGCTATACGAGCCACAATCCAGCCGATGAGCCCTACGGCACATACTTTTTTCAGGTGAGACGAACAATGAACTTAACAATTGGCGTTATCGTTaacactttgtttttttcttcaattcaGGCAAAGGTATCGGTGCTCTACCATGCGACGTCCATATTCGTTGGCTTCCAGACTACAGTACACATTGGCAGCATTCGGCAGACAGCCGTTATCCGGGGTATAATGGGTGGCGAGAAACTGGGCACAAACGATTGCGCTTCGGTGATGTTCGAATTTGTATGTCATCCGGAGTATGTGCGTCCTGGCATGCGTATTCTGTTCCGTGAGGGCAGCAGCAAAGGCATTGGCGTTGTCACGCAAGTGTTTCCAATCAATAAGACGCGAGCGAAATGAGTTTTCCATCATAGGAACGGGACACTAGCTTAATACCTCTTAGATTTAGCTTAAAGAGCAATATATCTCAGACATCCAATCGatgtacatgtacatacatatatactgaAAAAACTTAGAGgtttaaagatatttttcgcGACCTTTGTTTAGGGTACTGTGATTTTCCGTTTAAGCTCAACTCACTCtatatattgatatatatacatatttatctGTAATCCAATTGATCCTCCTTGTGTTTGATTTTCTCTTCTATTATGTGCTTAATAAAGTAGACGATATCAAGACActtaaaaagccaaaaaggaTTTGCtcaacaattttaattactCATCTCATCTGATTTCATccataaaacaaatttagttCAAGCATTATCACTGGTCGCTGGAACTGTGGCAGGTCCCTCAATTTCCTGTGCTTTGGCAGGCACTGTGGATGTAAACCTGAAGAGCACAGGAATTTCGCCTATAATTGGATTCCCATTTGACTCCAGCAAACGTATCCAAGAGAGCAGTGAATCCTTGGTAGACGTTCCAGTGGCGCAAATAGCAAAAATTGTGCCATCATCCTGCTGATGTACTGATCGCAGTTTGCCCAATTGATTGTGACGCCGTGGCGGGGCACGACCAAAGAAGGGGACTTCTATGTGCGAGACATCATCCTCGTCCAGCTGTCGCTCATCCAATTGAGCCAGAAACTCATCATCGGCATCGGCACGTAGGGTAAAGTAATTGATGCGCCGATTTCGTATCCATATATGGAAGGGACCCTCAATGTAAAGGGCTTTCTGTCGGTTGTGTTCCCGGAGCAGTTTCGATTGCTCCGGACTCATGCCGCTTACAATCCACGTCTCATCCAAGGCATCCTTTAGCTCACTAGTTTCATATACGCGTAACTGGGAGCGCAGATCTACCGTGCACATTCGTTCTACTGCCAATTTTGCAATTTCAAGCGTATCATCTGGCACTGGATCGGGCAGTGGCCAAGGCGAGAGGTTCTTGAACTTGGGCATCCAGTACATCATGCGCCAATACTTGCGCAGTGGGTGTCCTTTATTGCCAAATACATTTAAGAGCATAGCCTCCATCTCGTAATCGGGCATCACGCCAAAATCCTCCATCTGTTCCAGCAGATCAATGATGCACTGCTGTTGCTTTGGGTAATGCATAAACTCAGCttggaaaatatttgttgGTATGAATTTGCCTTTGGGCATCACATCGATCAGTGCCTTGTACACCTCCAGATCATGTTCGACACCAAAGTCCGGCATATGCTTAAGGGCGGCATAAATGAATTCCACATGATTGCGTCGATGGACATCACGTTCCTGAAAGATCTCCACCATGGTCAAGTATGTGTTCTTTGTTTTCTCCTGTGCCGCAGCAAAGGGATTTCGTATGGCAGGCAGTCGGCTTGTTGTTGCATTCTTAGTCctggaaaaataaaattattaccCATTTGTTGAAGTTACAAAATTCCACTATCATTACCGAGAAACTCACCCGCCGGCACCACgactgctgctgttgccagCGCCGGAGCTGGAATTGGTATTCGCCTCATCGGTCGAGTAAACTCTAGAGAAGATTGCCGGTGCTCGCTGCCGACACAATGAATGCACTTTGCGCAGCATTTCTAagttataataattaaaaaataaaataaaactaccTAATGTGTACTGCACCGGTTACAAAACATGTTGTCATCGATTATATTTGAGTTGTTATCGATTTGTCATCAACAGGGTGGACTTTTGCAGCTAAAACTATTTGCGGCTAAAACAGCTGTTCAAATTAGTGTAAAagtttcatacaaaatttcttataacattttctaaattttattagttttatttaaatttacatattttttatttacacttaaatcatttaatattgttggcataaatataaaatgattaatttattttttatatcagCTGGATATAAAAACGGCTAAAGGTCCCTCAACAAAAGGCCAAGACTGTCCTTGAAGTATTTTAGTGTGACCATAATCGTTTTcccttgtttttttaatttcctttgaaaataaatgtttaaatagtttttgtttatatattttgtgttattagttattattgttgcattttatatatgtatataaaacaaGGCACAGAATTTCATGAAAGCCTCTTAAGCTTATGCAAAATGTAAACGAAGAAGCTTGAATGACTAaacaaagacaacaacaagtgCAAATTTCGCAGAAAACcctcaacaacagcaacaacaacaacatgaaaagaaaaataaactaaacGCAAAAAAAGGGTGGGAGGGTTTTATCTGGTGTTGCAATGTTGTGCTTTGATTCAGAGAAGATGAACTGGTATTATCATGTACTGGCACGTCGTCCCTATCTGGTGGTATGTTCCATAGCTGTCTACTGTGTGGCCTGCATAATTGTGGCCCTCATCCTGAACAAGCTGCCCGACTTCAGTGACCCCACCTTGGTGAGCCCATACGGCCCCTACATGCTCTACGCATGCTCATTAACCCATTCCATTACTCCCATTTTTTTCGTTTAGGGCTTTGAGACGCGCGGCACACAAATAGGCAATCGCTTGACCGCTTGGCATAATTTATTGCAGGAGTGCGATGGCAATGGTGCCCTCTTTCCGAATCCGTCGAATCTGCTTGAGAAACTGCATTACGATGAGTTGCACCGACACAATCAGAACCACAGGCGTCAAAAACATCAGAGGCGAAAGCACCATAGGAACAAAAATCACAAACGACGCAAAGAGCAAAAGATCCGAGATCACTCCGAAGTGGCCAAGAATATGATGCTGTTAAATAAACGACTCAAGGCCACAAAGGCACCACAACCACAACAGACTGACGTGGACACATGGATGGGCGATAGCGGTGTGTTTCGCGACTATCAAATAACTAATGACAATTCTTCCTCCAGCTTAGAGCCCATTAGCGCGCCAATTGAATATGGCCATAATACAACTTCAGTAGATGAGGAGGCCCATCGTGAAAGGGTGCAGACTAAGAAGAGCACTTGGAAACTCCTCAAACAGGCTGCCACTCTGCCAACCACTAATGGCTGGAGTGATTCTGATATACGGCAGCCCATTGAGGGTTTCTTTTGTGGCTCATCGCCACGCAAGGAGTACTCGCACTTTGTGGTTCAGCGCATTGGTCCCAGTGGAATGGGTTCGTTATTCGATTTGAATGGTCTTCTGGCCATGTGCCAGTTGCAGGAGCAAATCGGTGCCGTTCCCAGTTTCAATGATTACTGTGAACCCGAAATGCTTACCACAAACTGTTGTCGACCTTGGTCCCTATCCAACTATGCCGCCCTTTTGGCCAACAAGAGTTCCTGTTTTGATCTGACCACCGAGGATGTGGCATCCCTGCAGACCCTCTTGCTCAATTGCTATGAGTATTTCCACGATTTGAAATTGGACAACAATTGCAATCAGAACACTCGATGCTACGCCCCCGAGGAATGCAAACGCCACAACCTCGTCTACAATGTACTGAATTTTCTCACCGATACTGGCTTCATCAAGTCAAATGTGAGTAAATGgattaaatatttgaattaatAATCACAGAAATAAACTTATTTGCAGGACTCcaatgtttatttaaaatatgcCATGATCTATATGCCCGTACCTCACTCTAATCGCATCCTGCCGCTCTTCCACGAATGGGAGCGAGCGtaagtataaaaaaagaaacagaatcCTAATATTTGCGCAATGTATAACGATCGATGGGACCAGATGGCATGATACCATCCTTAGCCTTCATCAAAGCCGGCAAACACAACTCCTCATAATAAGTTGTGAGATCGTATTTTCTAAATAGTTTACGCATCGTCTTTTCAAACGTATCAATGGACATGTTCTTAGGTTTCGGTGTCGGATAGCAACCCTCCTTAAAGTGCGCCAGATCCTGCAGGCGATTATAATAATTGCCATAGGTAGTCTGATAGTCCTTTCTAACGAAATCGAGTTTGTCTGCTGGATCATGTTCATTaacattcttttgttttttaagtgaAACATATTCATCTGGCGAATAGTCTATTATATAGACCGTCTTGTGCAGATCCTTGAGAAACTGTTCAATTTGATCGTACTTCACAGGAGGGCAGACAAAGAAGAGTTTATAGATATCCTCATTGCACCATTTCATACGCAACAGATACTGTCGATACTCTTCTCGCCAATCCATTGCGGTTGGCCATGTTAGGGTTTTCAATTCTTGACCATCTACCTTCAAATTGTGTGCATAGTGTCCGGATATAAGTGAGGGATCGGTTTGCTTTTTCTTGCCCTGAATAGTTGTGCGTTTGGTCTTTGAGTGATCGACATAGTCAGCCTTCGTAGTGCTTAAATGTTTCACGCATTTTGGTATTATATCGCCGAAATATGTTGGACccaattttttaatatcaaTTTGCTCCATTTTGTGAGTAAGTTAAAactatatgaatatatatctCTAATTTCTGACTTTATTTGCAGTGAACTAAAAAACGAACTGGTCGAAGTCATCGCCATGGACTTGGGCCTAGAGAATGAGCTCTTCAACGAGCTTCTTATCACCGATGTTTGGTTGGTCTCCCTAGGCGGTCTCTTTGTCATGGCATGCATTTGGTTATACACGGGATCGGCTTTCATCACCTATATGGCATGTTTTGCGGTTACTTTTTCGCTCGGCTTGGCATATTTTGTCTATACCATGGTCTTTGAGTTTAGCTTCTTCCCCTATATGAATCTGCTCGCTGTGGTTGTGATCATTGGCATTGGAGCCGATGAtgtctttttgtttataaagATTTGGCAATGCGTTCTGGCCGAGCGATTCACCAAAAGCTGTACACAATCGCAATCAACACTTCCCCAGCAGCTGGAACAGAGCGAAAATACCGAGACATTGGAAAATATAATGTCATTAACAATGCGACATGCAGCGGCATCCATGTTTGTCACATCGCTGACCACGGCGGGAGCATTTTATGCCTCATACAGCAGCTCCATTACGGCCATTAAATGTTTCGGGTAAGTGGGATTTCGATTAATGATGATTTACTTTGATGATTTTATATGGTCTTTGCTTGCAGAGTCTTTGCGGGCACAGTGGTGGTAACTAACTATCTATTGATGATCACATGGCTGCCTGCATCCGTTTCAATTATGGAACGTCTATTTGCCAGCAGTATGTCATGTCGCCAGTATACGACACAGCGACTCTTAATCGCCTGCAAGAAGTCAATTAATCAATTTTGCCAATTGTTTGAAAAGTGCATCACACAAAGCATTATGAATTATGCATATTTTTGGCTGCTTATATTTGGCGCTATGGGCGTGGCCAGCGCCATTATTGTGTTCTGGTATCCAGGACTACAATTGCCGGAGAAATCACATTTCCAGCTATTTGTATCGGCGCATCCATTCGAGATCTATTCGAGTTTGAAGCAGGAGTTTTGGTTTGAAAAACCATTGCAAATCGAGGAGAATTTCAAAATGCAAATGCGTTTCGTTTGGGGTGTCCAGGCTGTGGACGATGGTGACTACACGAACCCCAATTCGTATGGCCACCTCTACTACgacaataattttaatatatccaGCAAGAAGGCGCAACTTTGGATACTGGACTTTTGCCAGAGTGTGCGCCAGCAATCTTTTTATCAGGATACATTTGCCATGCTAAaatcaaattgttttattgaGAACTTTATCGATTTTATGATGCGCAAATGCATCGATGACATGGATATTGCTGGACAGGACCGCTCTCCCTGCTGTGGTGCGAAGTTTCCCTATGAGCCGCACATCTTTGAGCAGTGTCTGCCCCTAAGCATATCCAGTCTATATGAGACGCCACAATTCTATCATCCAGGCACGGCTGGTCCCAAGTTTGCAGCCGcttcattatcatcatcatctgtcAAACTGACGGAAGATCATTATCTGGAGAGTAGCAGCAATAGCAGTGATAGCTTGGAAACACAAATGGCAATTAATGGCACAGATATGCCATTGCTTATCAAGGCTGTGGTCATTGAATTTGAATCAAATGTATCTTATAGCACAGTCTATGCAAATATTAAGGAGTTCTATCAAACTGTGGAGAACTGGTTCCAGCAGCGTCTAATTTCAGCGCCAGATGGACTGAAAAACGGTTGGTTTATCAGCGACTTGAAATTTTACAATGTACAGGACACGCTATCGCATGATACGCTCATTGCCATACTACTGGCCATGGCTACATCGCTTCTAGTGCTCCTGTGTTTCACCTTAAATCTGCTTATCTCCATCTATGCGGTTATCACGGTCTCCCTCACCATATTCCATACAGTTGCCGTGCTCATTTTACTTGGCTGGCAACTCAATATACTAGAAAGCATAGCTGTCAGCACCGCCATCGGTCTGGCTGTTGATTTCAGTCTACATTATGGCATACACTATCGCATGTCGCCTGTTAAGGAACGCCTGGCTGCCACACAGTTCGTCCTTTCGCGTATTATCGGACCGACGGTTATGGCAGCTGCCACCACAGGATTTGCTGGTGGCATTATGATGGCATCCAACATATTGCCGTATATACAAATTGGTATTTTTTTGGTGGTTGTCATGATCACAAGTTGGTTTTATGCTACATTCTTTTTGATGAGCTTGCTCAAAGTGGCCGGGCCGCAATATAATTTCATGCAACTACGCTGGCCATTTTGGCAAAAACATCATAATGCCAGCAATAAATTTTACGAGCGGTAAGTCTAACCATTTCGTTCTACTTCTTGATTATAACTAATTATTCTTCTTTTTGCTTAGTAAACCCAGCAACGTGATTGCCAGCGAGCAGCTACTAACACCAACCAGCTCGGCCATCGTGGAATTGGCTAATTCAGAGACACATGAAATGGAGTCTCTTAACTCTAGTAGTCTGATCAAAACGATTTCGGGCACAGAAAGTGGTCATGGCTTGTCATCGCTACCACATGATTTTGAGCATTCGTTTCAAACGATGCGCGATTGCAAATATCAAACTTATCCGTCTACATCACATTGAGTTGGTTACTTGTTGCCGGCCAGAGTCATAAAGTGATGGATGCTGCATCAAGCaactgcatttttttttttatataccgGTGGGAGAGTTGCAAATATCCCACGCCTCCTccacagaaaacaaaagaatcaCAGATACATTTATATACAGATATACAATTGCGTGttagcatatacatatgtacatatgtatatgcattatttagttttaaatatgtatgcatgGGACATTTGTCGTGTTGTGCAAGGTTCTATATAGTACATTAtataccatatacatatatatattaatataaattagtttttaagaTATGTTTGGTCAGGCTGGTGTCAAAAGAATATTTACGCCAAGTTTTCGCGcctgcaaaagaaaaaaaaaacaaactctcTTTAGTGTGCTATCTCCAAAAGACTTTAAACAGTTTGCAATGTGCTTTCCTTTTAGTTGTACACAAGATTTGATGCTCCAGCCAAGtaattttaaacacaaaacaaaaagcaattaGTGGGGAGCTATGTATTACGGTCGGTATTATTAGTTTTTAGTGagatttttcaaaaatgttatgtACTTAAAAGATCTGTAATCAATCGGAAACTATTTATACTCTCGATTTTTATTAGCTGTTAAATTGGGTACCACATTGTGGGTCCCTCTTTCCTCCCCCTCCCCCAATGTACTTACAATAATTGGTAGTTTTATACACACGcccacacattttgtatgttgTGTGGCGATACGTACGAAATACttacaatatgtatgtatgtatattaaaatatGTGTTGGTTATTCTTAGATGTATTCAAaaagacacacaaacacacacactcttacCTGTATTTCCCCTCACATTTGTAATAACCATGTAACTGTGATACATAAGGtgagaaattgaaaacaaaaacaaaacatttgttCTTTATACAGACATAAAGAACTTTAACTTGACGTATTGTATGTACTTAATtgcaaacaaatgaaaaattacaaaaacaaacaaacctgTACCTCCTTCAtcatcaaaaatatataaaatgtgTTACAGTGATTTAATAAATGTTACTTGTGAAACAATTTAAAACTCATCTTTCGACTCTGACCTCGTTAGCAGCTATCATTTTGTCTGGTATTATTCGTTTTCATGGCAAATGGTGAAATTATAGTGATATTACAGCAGAAATGGTTATTGTTACGAGTTCTATTCGTATTCTTCAATCGTAAAGATTAGTTTTAGGGGAATTTTTGTGATAACTAATACGATGCCTTGGATTCAATTGAAAGCTACTCAAGAAAGACAGTATAATTATTCCCGCCtcgtttaatttgttttgtttatattttagttGGCACGCG is a window encoding:
- the LOC6650583 gene encoding evolutionarily conserved signaling intermediate in Toll pathway, mitochondrial, which translates into the protein MLRKVHSLCRQRAPAIFSRVYSTDEANTNSSSGAGNSSSRGAGGTKNATTSRLPAIRNPFAAAQEKTKNTYLTMVEIFQERDVHRRNHVEFIYAALKHMPDFGVEHDLEVYKALIDVMPKGKFIPTNIFQAEFMHYPKQQQCIIDLLEQMEDFGVMPDYEMEAMLLNVFGNKGHPLRKYWRMMYWMPKFKNLSPWPLPDPVPDDTLEIAKLAVERMCTVDLRSQLRVYETSELKDALDETWIVSGMSPEQSKLLREHNRQKALYIEGPFHIWIRNRRINYFTLRADADDEFLAQLDERQLDEDDVSHIEVPFFGRAPPRRHNQLGKLRSVHQQDDGTIFAICATGTSTKDSLLSWIRLLESNGNPIIGEIPVLFRFTSTVPAKAQEIEGPATVPATSDNA
- the LOC6650584 gene encoding protein dispatched, yielding MLCFDSEKMNWYYHVLARRPYLVVCSIAVYCVACIIVALILNKLPDFSDPTLGFETRGTQIGNRLTAWHNLLQECDGNGALFPNPSNLLEKLHYDELHRHNQNHRRQKHQRRKHHRNKNHKRRKEQKIRDHSEVAKNMMLLNKRLKATKAPQPQQTDVDTWMGDSGVFRDYQITNDNSSSSLEPISAPIEYGHNTTSVDEEAHRERVQTKKSTWKLLKQAATLPTTNGWSDSDIRQPIEGFFCGSSPRKEYSHFVVQRIGPSGMGSLFDLNGLLAMCQLQEQIGAVPSFNDYCEPEMLTTNCCRPWSLSNYAALLANKSSCFDLTTEDVASLQTLLLNCYEYFHDLKLDNNCNQNTRCYAPEECKRHNLVYNVLNFLTDTGFIKSNDSNVYLKYAMIYMPVPHSNRILPLFHEWERAELKNELVEVIAMDLGLENELFNELLITDVWLVSLGGLFVMACIWLYTGSAFITYMACFAVTFSLGLAYFVYTMVFEFSFFPYMNLLAVVVIIGIGADDVFLFIKIWQCVLAERFTKSCTQSQSTLPQQLEQSENTETLENIMSLTMRHAAASMFVTSLTTAGAFYASYSSSITAIKCFGVFAGTVVVTNYLLMITWLPASVSIMERLFASSMSCRQYTTQRLLIACKKSINQFCQLFEKCITQSIMNYAYFWLLIFGAMGVASAIIVFWYPGLQLPEKSHFQLFVSAHPFEIYSSLKQEFWFEKPLQIEENFKMQMRFVWGVQAVDDGDYTNPNSYGHLYYDNNFNISSKKAQLWILDFCQSVRQQSFYQDTFAMLKSNCFIENFIDFMMRKCIDDMDIAGQDRSPCCGAKFPYEPHIFEQCLPLSISSLYETPQFYHPGTAGPKFAAASLSSSSVKLTEDHYLESSSNSSDSLETQMAINGTDMPLLIKAVVIEFESNVSYSTVYANIKEFYQTVENWFQQRLISAPDGLKNGWFISDLKFYNVQDTLSHDTLIAILLAMATSLLVLLCFTLNLLISIYAVITVSLTIFHTVAVLILLGWQLNILESIAVSTAIGLAVDFSLHYGIHYRMSPVKERLAATQFVLSRIIGPTVMAAATTGFAGGIMMASNILPYIQIGIFLVVVMITSWFYATFFLMSLLKVAGPQYNFMQLRWPFWQKHHNASNKFYERKPSNVIASEQLLTPTSSAIVELANSETHEMESLNSSSLIKTISGTESGHGLSSLPHDFEHSFQTMRDCKYQTYPSTSH
- the LOC6650582 gene encoding GTP-binding protein 2 isoform X1 is translated as MAAFLSLFDPNQDDGFVEEPELNGNCSAGSSGSDYEMDLNANECQDAGGRSGSIAHTHARRHLIFDFEQGALPPEPQLGNVEYKLKLVNPSRQRFEHLVTQMKWRLREGNGEAIYEIGVSDEGFLQGLSEKDMNASLTTLKEMAHQLGASTSVLRRKTIASRRLVAEVLVRKIPDDQHNIEVRVAVLGGADAGKSTLLGVLTQDELDNGHGRARLNMFRHMHEIQSGRTSCISHETLGFDSLGKVVNYKYNEMMTAEEISDRSSKLVTFMDLAGHRRYMRTTVQALSGYSPHYAMLVVSAGSGCNDSTEEHLAIVRALDMPFFILITKTDITSPDATIQELRLLLTSIGCRKVPFVVTNTDEAISAASNQLSENIVPIFCVSNVSGVGLNLVTKFLYVLSPGISNAEKERLEQEPCEFQIDEIFRVTDVGPVVGGLLVQGVLPENIPMKIGPLPDGSFHPVYVNTVHRNKAPCRVVRAGQSASLSFTPDQDLPSLRSGMVLLGYTSHNPADEPYGTYFFQAKVSVLYHATSIFVGFQTTVHIGSIRQTAVIRGIMGGEKLGTNDCASVMFEFVCHPEYVRPGMRILFREGSSKGIGVVTQVFPINKTRAK
- the LOC6650582 gene encoding GTP-binding protein 2 isoform X2, which translates into the protein MAAFLSLFDPNQDDGFVEEPELNGNCSAGSSGSDYEMDLNANECQDAGGRSGSIAHTHARRHLIFDFEQGALPPEPQLGNVEYKLKLVNPSRQRFEHLVTQMKWRLREGNGEAIYEIGVSDEGFLQGLSEKDMNASLTTLKEMAHQLGASTSVLRRKTIASRRLVAEVLVRKIPDDQHNIEVRVAVLGGADAGKSTLLGVLTQDELDNGHGRARLNMFRHMHEIQSGRTSCISHETLGFDSLGKVVNYKYNEMMTAEEISDRSSKLVTFMDLAGHRRYMRTTVQALSGYSPHYAMLVVSAGSGCNDSTEEHLAIVRALDMPFFILITKTDITSPDATIQELRLLLTSIGCRKVPFVVTNTDEAISAASNQLSENIVPIFCVSNVSGVGLNLVTKFLYVLSPGISNAEKERLEQEPCEFQIDEIFRVTDVGPVVGGLLVQGVLPENIPMKIGPLPDGSFHPVYVNTVHRNKAPCRVVRAGQSASLSFTPDQDLPSLRSGMVLLGYTSHNPADEPYGTYFFSGKGIGALPCDVHIRWLPDYSTHWQHSADSRYPGYNGWRETGHKRLRFGDVRICMSSGVCASWHAYSVP
- the LOC6650585 gene encoding uncharacterized protein LOC6650585 — translated: MEQIDIKKLGPTYFGDIIPKCVKHLSTTKADYVDHSKTKRTTIQGKKKQTDPSLISGHYAHNLKVDGQELKTLTWPTAMDWREEYRQYLLRMKWCNEDIYKLFFVCPPVKYDQIEQFLKDLHKTVYIIDYSPDEYVSLKKQKNVNEHDPADKLDFVRKDYQTTYGNYYNRLQDLAHFKEGCYPTPKPKNMSIDTFEKTMRKLFRKYDLTTYYEELCLPALMKAKDGIMPSGPIDRYTLRKY